The Plasmodium reichenowi strain SY57 chromosome 2, whole genome shotgun sequence DNA segment tttttaaatccttttcttcatttttttctacatttatttgattttctttatcttttaatttctCTTTAGATTTATCTTTAATAAGAATCCaacttttctttttatgaTCTACTTGTTGTGCATTActttgttttttatatactaatatttcatcttgtaacttttttatatcattattcagttcttttatttttttattcttttcttcAATTNNNNNNNNNNNNNNNNNNNNNNNNNNNNNNNNNNNNNNNNNNNNNNNNNNNNNNNNNNNNNNNNNNNNNNNNNNNNNNNNNNNNNNNNNNNNNNNNNNNNATTAGTTTCTTctaatttttcatttaaattatttatttcttctatataagtatttttatattgatTATATTCCTTCTCTTTTTTACTTAATTCGATGCTTATACTTTCCATTTGTGcgttatatttttcctgCAATTGGTCTAATTCTTTTTGTTTCATGTCTACCATTTCTTGTAACTCTTGTGTTTCTATTTTGGTTATTTTCACAGattcttttaattcttctttCAATCCATgaatttcttctttatgatttttattaaacGCAAGAATTTGTTTCTccttttcatttaattggtttattaaattatttatttcttctttagatagattttctatatcttttaattctttttcttttttttctaattcGTTTTTAAGATTCTTTATTTCACatttatatacttttaattgattattattctttacaaaactattttttaaatctttTAATTGATCTTCcatatgaagaaaattatGTTCTCTTTTTTCAATATCCATTTCTCTTACTTTAATGGAATGAACTTTTTCTAAAACGGAAATCTTTTCatcttttaattctttGATTAATGTATCATATTCCTTTTGTTTTTCCTTCTCCCTTTCCTTCTCCTTTTCCTTCTCTTTTTCTTGTTTGTTTAATAAATcaatttgtttatttttttcttccaACTCATATtctaataatttatattttttttctttttcaataatattatcattcaATGAATTAATggtttcatttttttccttaaCACATCcttttaattcttttagtacattttcttttgataacaattttttatttaaattttctaaatcttcttttttttcttttatttctatttttagTTTTTCTAGATGTTTTTTAATATCTATAATTTCTATAGAAATCGTTTCtctttctttatttttttctaaatactctttttctatattataaaatgtttcttccttttttattatattcttttctttttcattaattttcttttctcttttattaatatctaattctttttcttgTAAAAGATTTTCTTTCT contains these protein-coding regions:
- a CDS encoding hypothetical protein (conserved Plasmodium protein, unknown function~part of same gene as PRSY57_0202100B~gap found within coding sequence), with protein sequence MVFTFKNKKKKKEASSDKVSKESFNEEDNENNAKREKSDSWYKKIIETKGKSKTKYKNDNSLDDNINEDIINNNNNNNDNNNDNNNDNNNDNNNNNNNNNDCENNNFNNYSDEISKNIHKDNELENQLKDTLKSISSLSNKIVNYESKIEELEKELKEVKDKNIDNNDYENKLKEKEDFVKQKIDMLNEKENLLQEKELDINKREKKINEKEKNIIKKEETFYNIEKEYLEKNKERETISIEIIDIKKHLEKLKIEIKEKKEDLENLNKKLLSKENVLKELKGCVKEKNETINSLNDNIIEKEKKYKLLEYELEEKNKQIDLLNKQEKEKEKEKEREKEKQKEYDTLIKELKDEKISVLEKVHSIKVREMDIEKREHNFLHMEDQLKDLKNSFVKNNNQLKVYKCEIKNLKNELEKKEKELKDIENLSKEEINNLINQLNEKEKQILAFNKNHKEEIHGLKEELKESVKITKIETQELQEMVDMKQKELDQLQEKYNAQMESISIELSKKEKEYNQYKNTYIEEINNLNEKLEETN